A stretch of Carya illinoinensis cultivar Pawnee chromosome 14, C.illinoinensisPawnee_v1, whole genome shotgun sequence DNA encodes these proteins:
- the LOC122294995 gene encoding uncharacterized protein LOC122294995 isoform X2, translating into MDSAESNTKRVQGEDSDLDDDERLPDEDHALYKCKVAKSEGFDIPKIRDSPMFNLIQPHNLNRFDRYKEYAQLAIDEYNRRFSALAAAPL; encoded by the exons ATGGATTCGGCAGAGTCAAATACGAAACGGGTGCAAGGAGAGGATAGCGATCTCGATGACGATGAACGTTTGCCCGACGAAGACCACGCCCTTTACAAGTGCAAGGTTGCCAAGAGCGAG GGCTTTGATATTCCCAAAATCCGTGACAGCCCCATGTTCAATTTGATTCAACCACACAACCTCAACCGCTTCGATAGATACAAAGAATATGCGCAGCTTGCAATCGACGAATACAATCGTCGCTTCTCG
- the LOC122294995 gene encoding uncharacterized protein LOC122294995 isoform X3, protein MDSAESNTKRVQGEDSDLDDDERLPDEDHALYKCKVAKSEGFDIPKIRDSPMFNLIQPHNLNRFDRYKEYAQLAIDEYNRRFSVI, encoded by the exons ATGGATTCGGCAGAGTCAAATACGAAACGGGTGCAAGGAGAGGATAGCGATCTCGATGACGATGAACGTTTGCCCGACGAAGACCACGCCCTTTACAAGTGCAAGGTTGCCAAGAGCGAG GGCTTTGATATTCCCAAAATCCGTGACAGCCCCATGTTCAATTTGATTCAACCACACAACCTCAACCGCTTCGATAGATACAAAGAATATGCGCAGCTTGCAATCGACGAATACAATCGTCGCTTCTCG
- the LOC122293879 gene encoding proline-rich protein 2-like — protein MEVGGQKWLCVALVLVLAVFHIEAARIGQGGEVAFNLDNNKVQQRDLSKGIYNGMKPKGVPLPPSGPSKRTSDSPPPPPHHRFNQALIKGPVPPSGPSKRTSDSPPPHRFNQALVKGPVPPSAPNQRTYDSPPPPPHHRFNQALVKGPVPPSAPNRSPFDPSVPPPRF, from the coding sequence ATGGAGGTAGGCGGTCAAAAATGGTTGTGCGTGGCCCTTGTGCTTGTTCTGGCTGTTTTTCATATTGAGGCTGCCAGAATTGGTCAAGGAGGAGAAGTTGCCTTCAACTTGGACAACAACAAAGTACAACAACGAGATCTGTCCAAGGGTATCTACAACGGGATGAAGCCCAAAGGTGTACCACTTCCTCCATCTGGGCCTAGCAAGAGGACCTCTGACtctcctcctccacctcctcaTCATCGCTTTAATCAAGCTCTCATCAAGGGCCCTGTTCCTCCATCTGGGCCTAGCAAAAGGACCTCTgactctcctcctcctcatcgctTTAATCAAGCTCTCGTCAAGGGCCCTGTTCCTCCCTCTGCCCCTAACCAAAGGACCTATGACTCTCCTCCTCCACCGCCTCATCATCGCTTTAATCAAGCTCTCGTCAAGGGCCCTGTTCCTCCCTCTGCCCCTAACCGAAGCCCCTTTGATCCCTCTGTCCCTCCTCCTCGTTTTTGA